In a genomic window of Wyeomyia smithii strain HCP4-BCI-WySm-NY-G18 chromosome 1, ASM2978416v1, whole genome shotgun sequence:
- the LOC129717608 gene encoding uncharacterized protein LOC129717608 codes for MVDIQKQVLHQHASSNTVYYCLYGYYFLGFSKNTLAKIYAKHRTTVSNWIKIYEENKIFKRKDRKQVYLKFNSDQRRWLVDLYKDCPILYLDETKSQFERRFHKTISTASICRILHEEGLSWKVLERRAIQIRMLNIYRFASDMSLVTWDIHSLVFLDEASCDNRSMLRNKGYAPVGQKIIYRGELVRRPCFSLLSFIGYNEVLDTYSTEGTFTREKFFNCARSFATSRLVQRNPGAYSVWILDGARTRCHKSIIEYLRSLGIVVVFLPAYAPFFNPIEFLFGYLKKYLKRVCVENSSKNLTVVIAEAFRHFKNYDFTRVFAKCGYLPGGQFDPSRGLGLDIKKFGFET; via the coding sequence ATGGTAGACATCCAGAAGCAAGTTTTGCATCAGCATGCTTCATCTAATACAGTGTATTACTGTCTGTATGGATATTACTTTCTTGGATTTAGTAAAAATACACTTGCGAAAATATATGCGAAACATCGAACAACCGTCTCAAACTGGATAAAAATTTACGAAGAGAACAAGATTTTCAAGCGGAAAGATAGGAAACAGGTATATCTCAAGTTCAACTCCGACCAGAGAAGGTGGCTGGTCGATCTTTACAAGGACTGTCCCATTCTTTACCTTGACGAGACCAAGTCACAATTTGAGCGAAGATTTCACAAAACAATAAGCACAGCTTCTATATGCCGAATCCTTCATGAAGAAGGACTCTCCTGGAAAGTATTAGAACGCCGGGCAATCCAAATACGAATGCTGAACATCTACAGGTTTGCCTCGGATATGTCTCTTGTCACCTGGGATATTCATTCACTGGTATTTCTCGACGAAGCATCGTGCGATAACCGAAGCATGCTCAGAAATAAAGGGTATGCTCCAGTTGGGCAAAAAATCATATACAGAGGAGAACTTGTACGTCGGCCTTGCTTTTCCCTGCTCAGTTTCATAGGGTACAACGAAGTACTCGATACCTATTCCACCGAAGGCACGTTTACCAGAGAAAAATTTTTCAACTGCGCTCGTTCTTTCGCTACTTCCCGTCTAGTACAGCGAAACCCTGGAGCATACTCTGTATGGATTCTCGATGGAGCGAGAACCCGTTGTCATAAATCGATAATCGAATACTTGCGATCATTGGGTATTGTAGTAGTTTTTCTTCCTGCTTATGCCCCATTTTTCAACCCAATTGAATTTCTCTTTGGGTATCTCAAAAAGTACTTGAAACGGGTCTGCGTAGAAAATAGTTCCAAAAATCTCACAGTTGTCATCGCTGAGGCTTTCCGACACTTCAAAAACTACGATTTCACAAGAGTGTTCGCAAAATGTGGTTATCTTCCTGGGGGGCAATTCGATCCCAGTCGGGGTTTGGGACTAGATATTAAGAAGTTCGGATTTGAAACTTAA